The Lolium rigidum isolate FL_2022 chromosome 1, APGP_CSIRO_Lrig_0.1, whole genome shotgun sequence region GAACACCACGGCTGCATCAACCACCCAAGTGGACTTTTGTAACAAGCGAGCATTATTCACTAGAAGCTGGAGGAGGGAAGTATTAAAGGTGGTATCCTGTCTATTTCTAGGGTCAGAGAAGAAAGAGACTTCTAGGCTTGGTCTCCCCAGCTCCTGAGCCACCGTAGGATTGGAAGTTTCTTATCATGGCGCTAAATCAAGCATGTAGTTTTTTCATCAAAGGCTGTTGCATTGGTGTGCGTTGTTCTTGGATTCAATCCATCAAACAAATCGAGTTATCCATTCATAGAACATGAAAACCCCGCACCAACTTATAGTTGTGAGGATATTCGTGGTCATTCCAAAAAGATGAAACACAGCCTTAAGAAAAGGAAAATGGAAAATATAAGACAAACCGAGTTCATTCGAATACATTCAAACCAAGCAGAACAATCTGAATTCGTCTATAAGCCAAGAACTAGACATTACAAAAATATAAAGATCAAAGTCCTTGCTACTGCTTCCATTTCTTTGTATTTTCTATTAGAAGGCCTGTCACAAAGCCACAATCATTCTATAACAACTGTCTGGCTGGGTTTGAGAAACAACTACAGAGTGAATCAATGTTTTTTTGATCAAAAGCTATCATGTAATCTGGAAAAGGACTTACAGCCTTTTTTCTACAGGGGCCACCCTGGTCTGCCTCAATAGAGCTTTACTTGTGAAGAATGCCCTTCTTGGCTGTTTTAGGCTTCTTCTGAATGTGGTTCTGAAAGATGGGGCATATAAAAAAAGTTAGAGCAGACAAGGAGAGAAACACGAACTTGGCTTCAAAAAGGAAACAAGGTATAAACCTTTTGCCTTTGTAGAGCCTCAACATCTGTCCTTTCCTTCCAATTGCTCTTACGCAATTTAATCGGGCGGTTTCCAACATACTTTCCTGAAAGAAGTGAATTCAAACATAATAAGATATGAGTAAACAGAGCTTGTTGAGGAGTGGAAACTTTGTCAATAAAATTCAATGGAAATGCAAACCATTCATTTCTTTTATGGCTCCAGCCAGGTCTGTAGGGTTTGAAAAGCTCACAAATCCATAACCTTTAGTTTTGCCAGTCCTCTTATCTCTGACAACCTAAAAACAGGGTACATATGGTTATTTAACATCAAGTGTAAGCCAGAGTCTGCATATAAGAAACATCATAAACCAGCTGCATATAACTCAACATCTGCGTTAGCCACACGGAATTTAAACAGTACAACTGAACTACGATAGGCCTTATAGCTATATATAGGTGAGGAATCTTGTTATACCAAAACCATGAAACTGAGAAGCTTCGTATAGCTTATTCTGTAAAATATTAGCAATTTTACTCCAATTACTACCAGTGTTTGTGATACACGGATAAGTGTATTTTGAACATTGTAAGGTTTTCAAGATTtaaacacacaaaaaatgataCCAGCAATTTTGAGAAACGAAAACAATGGTATCAATTTCATGTGAACAGTCATTAATGTATATGTATATCAGTGGCAAAAATAGACAAACTTTGGTCGCATGCATAGTTTTTACTTTGAAAGGAATTTTCTTCAAACTATAGTATTGTGGCAATATGTCTTTCATATTATAGCTTATTCAAAGTAAAATAATGTCGGAACTGATATGGTTCTTAAATGCGTGGGTGAAAGTTTGGGCACATCTGTCCTAGCTTCCATGGTTTCGATAACGGTTTGTATAGAATATCTTCTCAAGGCCAGGCACGACTTCATCTCAAAGGCACTTTTTCCCTGGTTCAGGGGTCATCTCAGATCTAGTAAGCTCACAGCTATTATATCTGTCAGGATGCCCAGAGTGAAAACAAACAATAGGGGGTGATCAATCGTCCACATCTTGCCTAACTCCTTTGTTCAATAAAATTACTGAATTACACACTTATTCTGGCTGGACCTTACGGTGTGAgtagacgaattttgcagggttGCTCGGTGCATCAGAAGTCTTGTTCAACTTTTGCTATCCAGATTCATATATCAGACATATGCACCTAGCTGAACTACTAGGAAGTGAATTAGAGACTGTCCAGTTATCCAGACTATTTTCTTAAAATTTAAACACATATTTTTAGTCAGTGCAGAACTAAAAGAGAAGGCATTCAAGAAATTATTATTCCACAACTATTGTTAGAGCAGATAAACTGGATTGAGAACTTGTACGCTTGACCAACAATATCTTTTTAGATATCTGGGACAGAGAAATGTAGAACTTGCGTGAAGCAAAATATTGTCGTGATATTGAACTTGTGCGTTATTTAGAAAGGTAGTGTCACAAAAACCTCTGAAGATATCGAGAGATTATAAACACTGAACGGTAGAGAAACACTGATAGCAATTCCAGGGGCTCGGGGATTAACTTGCCTTGGCCATGTTGAAGGAGGGAAACCGCGAGAAGGCTTTGGAGAGAACATCGTCATTAACTTCGTTCCCTAGATCTCCGCAGAACAACCTGAAGTCATCTGCAAAATAATCGCGGACGGAATGAGCAGAATTGGCGTTCTGACGAAAGGCAGTGGTCGATAAATTGTACTTAGACTGGAAGGGtacggggggaggaggaggaggacgtacTCTCGGGCCACTCGGTGAGGGTGGGGTCCTCCCAGGactggccggcggcgcggcgcgggacGGCCTTCTTcttggcggcggcgtcggaggaggaggcgttgGCCCTGGCGGCGGAGGGGTCGAGGACGTCGCTGGTGGCGAGGGCGGCCTTGACGCTCTCGAGCGCCTCGGGGGTGATGGTCTGCGCGTCCCGCTGGAAGAGCTGCTGCGCCTGCTGCAGCTGCTGGTACTGCTGGAACTGGTAGGTCGGCAccaccggctgctgctgctgcaggtgGAAGGGGAGCGGGAAGTAGCTGGCCCCCGCCGGAGCCGCGGACGCCGACGAGCcgggcggcggaggcgggagGTTAGGGTTCGACATCTGCGCAGCAATTCGGAAGGATTTCCTTGGTGAGAGGGAGGGTGGGCTAGGGTTCCTTGTTACCGACGGGATCGAACGGAATTGGGATCGAATTTTGGGGATCCGAGGAGAGGAGAGCCGGTCGTCGGAGGAACAAGGAAAATCGTCCTTTTGTGATTGGGCCTCCACTTTGCCAGCCCATTAGAACATACGAACATTGAAGTATTGAACTGCTTGGGCCTTCGTGTAATAAAAAACAAAATCCATAGGAgatgctcaaaaaaaaaatccataggCATACAGGCTGTGTATATAGTTGGGAAGGATGTCACAGAATGTAAACATGACATCTTAATAAACATATAGCTTAAGGAGGATCTTCGGttgttgttagagcatctctagcagagtcgTATATCGCGGAACCGAAAACTACGAGTTCGGTCTCCTGAACTGTGGGAAGTTGTTGGATTTAGTCacggcgcagaacagaaaccgaaaacaagaaaatcaaacgtcgcgggaaaTTGAAACTCGCGATTGAACTCGATTTGCTCCGATCAAGGTGAATTCGTTGATAATTTACAATAAGGCAGGCAAAATACATACATCTTCGACCTACATTCGATACTAGGGGCCTAATTTAGACTAGATTTAGTCCCCGGAGTGACTATACTGTCACCAGGGCGCTTCATTACGCCGGTGGAGGGTTTTTGGTCGCCGGCGATTTCTAGGCGACGATGAGCGCCGCCACCTCGAaggccgccgcctcggaggtgctcccgTAGGCTAGAGGCGGCCCATCGGCGTCGTTGTCATCGTTGCCGCGCGGGGGCAGCGCCGGCACCGGCGGGCTGCACGAGCCGGCAGCGGGGGcgcctccgcttctccttccTCAGCTGCCGCCTCGTGCGCTTGACGGCGCGCCATCAGTTCCGGCCACTTCCGGTCGGCCCGCTTCCATGCACCGTCGGAGCGCGACCGCCTGGCGTGCTCCGCCTCCACCCGTACACCCGGCGGACGCCGAGGTGCTTTTCGCCGCCGATTCGGCCACCTCCCCTACCCACACGTCTTAAACGCCCCATTTCGGACGGAGGGGTGGTGGCCGAAGCGGTGGAGCGGCGTCGGAGGAGGCGGAatcgctcgccggagaggaggcaggcggcggcggcgggattgaaagcggcggaggggagtggggtttacgaaccgaactcccctccgcggccccTTTTAATACAGGGCGTCCGCTCGATTTCTCGGGGGGGCGAACTCGTTTTACGGGccaggccgcgagttcgggctccaTTCTGGCCCATCTCCGAACTGAACCCCTATTCTTGCCGGATTTTTTCAGTTTcggccgcgagttcgggctctcttagagatgctcttacatgatGATGAAGCTGCGCACTGTATTTTTCAGTGCCTGATTCTGTGAGTGCACAATTGCCATCCCACATAGTAGTATCCTGATGTGGCAATTCCCCACCCCACCAACCAT contains the following coding sequences:
- the LOC124651401 gene encoding RNA-binding protein 42-like, which gives rise to MGRLRRVGRGGGRIGGEKHLGVRRVYGWRRSTPALEAQSQKDDFPCSSDDRLSSPRIPKIRSQFRSIPSVTRNPSPPSLSPRKSFRIAAQMSNPNLPPPPPGSSASAAPAGASYFPLPFHLQQQQPVVPTYQFQQYQQLQQAQQLFQRDAQTITPEALESVKAALATSDVLDPSAARANASSSDAAAKKKAVPRRAAGQSWEDPTLTEWPENDFRLFCGDLGNEVNDDVLSKAFSRFPSFNMAKVVRDKRTGKTKGYGFVSFSNPTDLAGAIKEMNGKYVGNRPIKLRKSNWKERTDVEALQRQKNHIQKKPKTAKKGILHK